Proteins encoded within one genomic window of Tamandua tetradactyla isolate mTamTet1 chromosome 11, mTamTet1.pri, whole genome shotgun sequence:
- the RASAL3 gene encoding RAS protein activator like-3: MNPPSPSRTSQPQPTAPSSLSSYRWHTGGSGEKGAGGFRWSRFTGWGRALSHPEPTVSSQPAPRSLFRRVLSAPPKEQWTNRLRLSKTLWGKHKSPLLEPEPEPEAPAPEPEPEPPAPQIPEAPAPDVPVWDIGGFALLDGRLVLLGGDEEGPRRPRVGSASSEGSIQVAIGNLREPDRTPGRTEAEVAGPNQVHNVRGLLKRLKEKKKARSEVGANTLRDGPPSALGSRESLATLSELDLGAERDVRVWPLHPSLLGEPHCFQVTWAGGSRCFSCRCAAERDRWIEDLRRHFQPSQDNAEREETWLSVWVHEAKGLPRAAAGAPGVRAELWLDGALLARTAPRTGPGQLFWAERFHFEALPPARRLSLRLRGAGAGGPALGRVTLALEELGAPRGPAAGLERWFPLQGSPAGAALRARARARRLRVQPSERYKELAEFLTFHYARLCGALEPGLPAQAKEELAAAMVRVLRATGRAQALVTDLGTAELARCGGREALLFRENTLATKAIDEYMKLVAQDYLQETLGQVVRCLCAGTEDCEVDPSKCPAPELPQHQARLRAHCEDVFQNIVHSYDWFPAELGTVFSGWREACKARGSEVLGPRLVCASLFLRLLCPAILAPSLFGLALEHPAPGPARTLTLIAKVIQNLANRAPFGEKEAYMSFMNSFLEDHGPAMQCFLDQVARVDGDVAPQGYHGSSDLAHQLAVLHAQLCTIFAELDQVTRDSLEPLPTILRAIEEGRPVPVSVPMRLPPPPVQVYSSFSVGEKPGFLAPRDLPKHTPLISKSQSLRSFHGAGCWARPPADEERPPRRSRPVQRTQSVPARRRTSTGPRPRPKNSVRTRPAPRCRPGASASLPRKPSVPWQRHLDQPRDGDQAPGTHRPVGRLAELQCEVAALREEQKTLSGLVQSLGAQVRVLVEQQEQLRREMRSLEARLRAGTSESDPELSPPSSEGHRLKNLEHPLAEMENSLVQRREGVQSLQLRSRAAGSRNQSLPLEAPCANGDTT, from the exons ATGAACCCACCATCGCCCAGCCGGACCTCCCAACCCCAGCCCACGGCCCCATCCTCCCTGAGCTCCTACCGCTGGCACACGGGGGGCAGCGGAGAGAAGGGGGCTGGAGGGTTCCGCTGGAGCCGCTTCACCGGCTGGGGCAGGGCTCTGAGCCACCCGGAACCCACGGTCAGCAGCCAGCCGGCCCCACGCTCGCTGTTCCGCCGCGTCCTCTCCGCACCCCCCAAGGAGCAGTGGACCAACCGCCTCCGGCTATCCAAAACCCTCTGGGGGAAGCATAAAAGCCCACTGCTGGAGCCGGAACCTGAGCCGGAGGCCCCAG CACCAGAGCCGGAACCAGAGCCCCCTGCCCCACAAATCCCCGAAGCCCCCGCACCTGATGTGCCTGTCTGGGACATTGGGGGCTTCGCCCTGCTCGACGGGAGGCTGGTATTGCTCGGAGGTGATGAGGAG GGCCCTCGCCGGCCCCGGGTAGGGAGTGCCAGTTCTGAGGGCAGTATCCAGGTAGCCATAGGAAACCTCAGGGAGCCAG ATCGGACCCCTGGAAGGACCGAAGCAGAGGTGGCTGGTCCCAACCAAGTCCACAACGTTCGG GGGCTGCTCAAGAggctgaaagagaagaaaaaagccaGGTCAGAGGTGGGAGCCAATACCCTCCGAGATGG CCCCCCCAGTGCCCTGGGCTCGCGGGAATCCCTGGCCACACTCTCCGAGCTGGACCTGGGCGCGGAGCGGGACGTGCGGGTCTGGCCGCTGCATCCCAGTCTGCTGGGGGAGCCTCACTGCTTCCAG GTGACGTGGGCGGGCGGAAGCCGCTGCTTCTCTTGCCGCTGCGCCGCGGAGAGAGACCGCTGGATCGAGGACCTCCGTCGTCACTTCCAGCCCAGCCAG GACAACGCGGAGCGGGAAGAGACGTGGCTGAGCGTGTGGGTGCACGAGGCGAAGGGGCTGCCccgggcggcggcgggggcgcCAGGCGTGCGCGCCGAGCTCTGGCTGGACGGCGCGCTCCTGGCGCGCACGGCTCCACGGACCGGCCCGGGCCAGCTCTTCTGGGCCGAGCGCTTCCACTTCGAGGCGCTGCCGCCCGCGCGGCGCCTGTCGCTGCGGCTTCGCGGCGCGGGCGCGGGGGGACCGGCGCTGGGCCGCGTGACGCTGGCTCTGGAGGAGCTGGGCGCCCCCCGGGGGCCCGCCGCGGGCCTGGAGCGCTGGTTCCCGCTGCAGGGGTCTCCGGCGGGCGCGGCGCTGCGGGCGCGGGCCCGGGCTCGACGCCTGCGGGTGCAGCCGTCCGAGCGCTACAAGGAGCTGGCCGAGTTCCTCACCTTCCACTATGCGCGCCTCTGCGGGGCGCTGGAGCCGGGGCTGCCGGCGCAGGCCAAGGAGGAGCTGGCGGCCGCCATGGTGCGCGTGCTGCGGGCCACCGGCCGGGCGCAG GCGCTGGTGACAGACCTGGGCACGGCGGAGTTGGCACGCTGTGGGGGCCGCGAGGCGCTGCTGTTCCGGGAAAACACGCTGGCCACCAAGGCCATCGATGAGTACATGAAACTGGTGGCACAGGACTACCTTCAGGAGACCCTGG GGCAGGTGGTGCGGTGTCTCTGTGCTGGTACCGAGGACTGTGAGGTGGACCCCAGCAAGTGTCCAGCCCCGGAGCTGCCCCAGCACCAGGCCAGGCTGCGAGCTCACTGCGAGGATGTCTTCCAGAACATCGTCCATTCTTATGA CTGGTTCCCAGCAGAGCTGGGCACCGTGTTCTCAGGCTGGCGGGAAGCATGCAAGGCTCGTGGCTCGGAGGTGCTGGGCCCACGGCTGGTGTGCGCCTCCCTCTTCCTGCGGCTCCTGTGTCCCGCCATCCTGGCGCCCAGCCTCTTTGGCCTGGCATTGGAGCACCCGGCACCCGGCCCAGCCCGCACCCTTACGTTAATCGCCAAGGTCATCCAGAACCTCGCTAACCGTGCCCC GTTCGGGGAGAAGGAGGCCTACATGAGCTTCATGAACAGCTTTCTGGAGGATCATGGACCTGCCATGCAGTGCTTCCTGGACCAGGTGGCCAGGGTGGATGGGGACGTGGCACCTCAGGGTTACCATGGCAGCAGCGACCTGGCCCATCAGCTGGCTGTCCTGCATGCACAGCTCTGCACCATCTTTGCTGAGCTTGACCAG GTGACCCGCGACAGCCTGGAACCACTGCCCACTATCCTGCGCGCCATCGAGGAGGGCCGGCCTGTACCTGTGTCTGTGCCGATGCGTCTGCCTCCACCCCCGGTGCAGGTCTACTCCAG cttcTCTGTAGGGGAGAAGCCTGGCTTCCTGGCCCCCCGAGACCTCCCCAAGCACACTCCACTCATCTCCAAGAGCCAGTCCCTGCGCAGCTTCCACGGGGCCGGTTGCTGGGCCCGGCCGCCGGCGGATGAGGAACGGCCCCCGCGGCGGTCGCGGCCAGTGCAGCGCACACAGAGCGTCCCCGCCCGCCGCCGCACGTCCACAGGGCCCCGACCGCGGCCCAAGAACTCTGTGCGCACCCGCCCCGCGCCCCGCTGCCGGCCCGGCGCCTCGGCCTCGCTGCCCCGGAAGCCGTCGGTGCCCTGGCAGCGCCACCTGGACCAGCCGCGGGACGGGGACCAGGCGCCGGGCACACACCGACCCGTGGGCAGG ctgGCGGAGTTGCAGTGCGAGGTGGCCGCCCTGCGCGAGGAGCAGAAGACGCTGTCCGGCCTCGTGCAGTCGCTGGGCGCCCAGGTCCGGGTCTTGGTGGAGCAGCAGGAGCAGCTGCGGCGCGAGATGCGGTCCTTGGAGGCCCGGCTCCGGGCTGG